ACCGGCACGTTTCAGGTGAAGCGAGAAGCAGCAGTGGCGGTGATGAGCGAGCCCGATGGTATTACGCTTGAGTACCATCGCCAGCAGCCGCTGGGACGACTTAGCTGTGCGGTTGCCGATCTCCCGGGAAGTTTGGGGGGCGTAACACCGCTGGCCGACGAGCAAGTGGTAGGGCGCCAATGTATCTACACACCCAAAAGCAGCGGACCAGTCTATTTTCGGATCAATGAAGCGTCGTCGGGGCTGGCCGATAATCGGGGCGAACTCTCCGTCACGATCAAGCTGGCTAACTAGAACGCGTCGCACTTTTGGGTAGTGGCTCTTTCGTCAATTTTCGCCAGGATTAACGGCGTCAAGCACGATTGTGGGCCAGCCTCAATGCTTGCTCGGAGGCTTAGTTTCTTCGAGATTCTGCTAAGATTTCCGGGCTCGATGGTAGTCACGGCGCGCTGGGTGTTTTAGTCTTGAGCGATCGCACCTGTGCGGATTGAACTCATAGCTATTGGGGATAAGCGAGCGACATGGAGCCTGCGGCCAATCGAAAAAAGAGCAAGCGATTTGATTCGCCCGAGCAGGAAGCTTATCTGCACATGTGGCGGACTTACGACCGCCTCAAGGCGATCGAAGAAGAGTTGTTTGGCCGCTATGAGTTGTCGGCTCAGCAGTACAACACGCTCCGGTTGCTGCGAAGTGTTTATCCTGGCAGCGTCCCGACGCTGGCGATTGGTGCTCAGCTGATTTCGCGAGCTCCCGACATGACCCGGATGGTCGACAAGCTCGAGCAGCGCGGCCTCGTCGCCCGCACTCGTCGGAGCGACAATCGCCGAGTCGTCGAGGTGGCCGTTACCGAACAGGGACTTGCGCTGCTGGAGGAACTCGATCAGCCGGTCCGCGATTGCCACGCCAAGCAGTTGGGGCATCTGACAGCCGAGGATCTCCAGCAATTGGTGCGGCTGATGGAGATTGCTCGCCGTCCGCACGAAGACCCGGAGCATCCGTGGCTCTCGCCCAAGCAGGAAACTGCGAAAAACGAGGCCGGGAAGTCTGGTTCACTCCCGCCCGATGCCACGAAGTTGCCGTAGTTTCACGGCGCGAGCTTCGTGGTGCTTGATGTTAACCGATGGCCGCTCGACTTTTTCGGCCCGTTATCGAGGGAGCTTATCGATGGCCGCGCTGTGGTGCAGCGCTTCGATCTCAGCATCTGTGAGTGCACGATTGAAGACCGCGAGTCCTGCGAATTTACCCTTCATCGCTTCTCCCAAAAAACTCCCGACCGCGTAGCGGGCTCCCACGGTGAAATCGGCTCCACCACCGGGCTTCGTTTCCTTGTGTAGCTTTTCGTCGTACTGAAAAATGCCCCGGCCGTGATAGTAGGGATTCATGCCACGGTCTTTCCCGTTGGGGCCTTCGAGGGTGAAGTAGCGGTCGGTTCGTTTATCTTTTTGGGGGTCGAGTGGCCGCTCTTCCAACGTGCCGTTGAAGTAGGCGCGGATGTACTTGCCATCGTAGGTGAAGGCGAGGGTGACCCATTCTCGCTCGGGAACTTCGCTGCGCGAGGCGGCATAGTCAGCGCACCACGGGAAAGCCGATCCATCGGCGCGGCGCGTCACGCCACCTTCCGCCGAGATATGAGGGGTCAACTGCCTCGAGCCGCCGTAGGTCGGCATGTTCAGCAGCATCGAGTATTGCCTCGTTCCGGTGTCGTCGTTGGCCCCTTTCCCTTCGCTCCAAATGCCCGCAATCGTGACCCCTCGCTTCATCTCTTCCAATTCAATCACAGCGAACATGCTCACCTGCGCCTCTTTGCCGCCGATATTGAGGCTCCTCAGATCTTGGTGCGGGAGCTTGAAATAGTGCTTGCCATCGAGCTTCACGCTGTAGCCCGAATAGCTTCCCCCAGCGATGCGCTCGATCGGTCCCCCCACTTCTTCAAGCGGATGCTCGTCGGTCGTTCCCGTGGAAAGTCGCTTAGTCCCCGGTTCTTCCGCGAAGGTCCAGAAACCGACGAGTCCAGGTGTTTTCTGAACAACCTGAGGATCGCCGACAGGCTCAGCGGCGAGCAGCGTGGCGGAAACGAGCGGGAGCACGAGCGCTGCAAGCAGCGTGGCGCCGAGCGCCGAGAGTGGAATACGCATGGTGAGGTTTTCCCGAGATTTCAGGTGCAAAACAGCAGAGAGGAGACCGTGAAACCAGCCTTGGGTGTCCCTGGCATTTTACCGGCTCGCCAGAGCGACAGAAACCAGCTGGCGAGCGGCCAGGAATCCTTGCGGAAAGATTACAAATCAGCGCGCATCTGCAGACCGGCTTTGACAAGGCAATAGCGAAATCGTATTCCCCTTGCTCTCCTGCAGCGGAGGCGTGACGAGCACGTGCGCTGCAGCTATCTACCAAGGATGGAACGATGCAACTGCTCTCCTCGATTCGACAATGGTCTGGCTTGTTCACGTCTTGCGCGCTGTTCTCTCGTAAGCGTGGAGGTCGACCATCGACGGTTGGAGGTACTTGCAGCGGACTGCTGTCGCTGGCTTTGCTAGCAGCGGCGAGCAGTGTGGCCTGGACCCAGCAATCCCAGCCGCTCCCAGCATGGGCGCAAACACCGTCGCGCGATCCCAGTGCGGTGATGCGCTCGCTCGGCTATCCGACAACTCCGCCGGGGCCGGTCGTGATGCCCGGTGCTAGTACATCACCGATTCCCCAGGCCGATGGCGTGGCGCAGGCGAGCTTCGAGGGATCGGCAGCTCCGCACGGCAGCAGTGAGTATGGAGTCTCAAGCTACGATGCTTCGCTGGCACCAGCTGGCAGCGTGCCATCCGTGGAGCAAGAGCTCGCCGAACTTAAAGCGCGTATCGGAACTCTTGAAAAACCGGCTCCCAAGTATCCTTCGCTCCCGGTTCTCTCGGGGGTATTTCAGGCCGATATTGTGTCGTTCAATCAAGACGATGCGAGCCGCGCTCAACTCGGGGTGATTGAAAATGGTGCCGATTTTCGTCGCGCACGCCTCGGCGCGAAAGCGGCGATCACCAACAACATGAATGCGTTCATGCAAATGGACTTTGCTTTTCCTGGACGCCCAACTTTCACCGATTTGTGGGTCGAGTGGACTGATCTGCCGCTCCTCGGGAATGTGAAAGTGGGACAGTGGAAACAGCCGTTCAGTTTGGAGGTGGTGAGCAGCTTTCGTTACACCACGTTCATGGAACGCTCGCTCTTGTTCATTCCCTTCACACCGTTTCGGCATATGGGTGTCGGATTCTACGACCATAGCGACGACCTGATGAGCACCTGGGCTGCGTCGGTGATTCGCACAGGACAAGATCAGTATGGAGACTCGCTCAGCACGAGTGGCGGCAATGGACTGGTGAGTCGACTCACACGACTCGCCTGGTACGACGAGGCGAGCGATGGTCGCAGCTATTTCCATCTGGGTGGGGCTTACTTTTTGGATGTTCCGCCGCGTCACACCCGACGTTTTCGCACAATCCCCGAAATCTTTGTCGGCGAACATGCTGGTGGCGCTGTCGGCACTGCGGGCGTAGCGTTGCCGGGAGCGATTAACGGAACGCCGTTCTTTGTCGATACCGGTAATATCACCGGCATCGATGCGGTGCATACGTTTGGTGTCGAAGCGATGCTGGTGAACGGTCCGTTCTCACTGCAGTCGGAAGCGATGGCAGCGGTGGTCGATCAGGAAGCTCAAGACACAGCGATGCTGGGAGGGATGTACGTGCAAGCTGGTTACTTTTTGACCGGCGAGCATCGTCCCTACGATCGTGCCAACGGCGCGATCGGACAGGTCAAGCCGTTTGAAGAATTCTTCCGGGTCCGTACCAGCGAAGGGATTGAGCATGGAAAGGGTGCGTGGGAAGTTGCTTGCCGCTGGTCGTACATCGATCTCTCCGATGCCAACATCAACGGCGGAAGCATGCACGATCTGACTGCGGGGCTCAACTGGTACAGCAACGCGAACTGCAAAGTGGTGGTGAACTATATCCACTCGTGGCTGACGAGTGCCAACGGCGTCGAGAGCGAAACTTCGGCCCTCGGTGTTCGAACGCAAGTCGATTTCTAGTGCGTGTCGCCTCGATAATGCTTATATCACTCCTTCGCGCCATGCTTGCGCAGGAGGTCGATCATCGGCTGATCCCCTTGAGCAGTCGCGGCTGAGAGCGGGGTGCTGTTCCATTCTTTATGGCGGGGGCTTGGATCGGCCCCTGCTTCGAGCAGCAGTCGGGCGAGTTCGACGTTCCCCGACGAAGCAGCAAACGTGAGTGCTGATTGGCCATC
This window of the Pirellula staleyi DSM 6068 genome carries:
- a CDS encoding porin encodes the protein MRSLGYPTTPPGPVVMPGASTSPIPQADGVAQASFEGSAAPHGSSEYGVSSYDASLAPAGSVPSVEQELAELKARIGTLEKPAPKYPSLPVLSGVFQADIVSFNQDDASRAQLGVIENGADFRRARLGAKAAITNNMNAFMQMDFAFPGRPTFTDLWVEWTDLPLLGNVKVGQWKQPFSLEVVSSFRYTTFMERSLLFIPFTPFRHMGVGFYDHSDDLMSTWAASVIRTGQDQYGDSLSTSGGNGLVSRLTRLAWYDEASDGRSYFHLGGAYFLDVPPRHTRRFRTIPEIFVGEHAGGAVGTAGVALPGAINGTPFFVDTGNITGIDAVHTFGVEAMLVNGPFSLQSEAMAAVVDQEAQDTAMLGGMYVQAGYFLTGEHRPYDRANGAIGQVKPFEEFFRVRTSEGIEHGKGAWEVACRWSYIDLSDANINGGSMHDLTAGLNWYSNANCKVVVNYIHSWLTSANGVESETSALGVRTQVDF
- a CDS encoding MarR family transcriptional regulator, which encodes MEPAANRKKSKRFDSPEQEAYLHMWRTYDRLKAIEEELFGRYELSAQQYNTLRLLRSVYPGSVPTLAIGAQLISRAPDMTRMVDKLEQRGLVARTRRSDNRRVVEVAVTEQGLALLEELDQPVRDCHAKQLGHLTAEDLQQLVRLMEIARRPHEDPEHPWLSPKQETAKNEAGKSGSLPPDATKLP